A portion of the Lathamus discolor isolate bLatDis1 chromosome 5, bLatDis1.hap1, whole genome shotgun sequence genome contains these proteins:
- the IRAK1BP1 gene encoding interleukin-1 receptor-associated kinase 1-binding protein 1 isoform X1: protein MALPAQAPSRVFAELVPARAPTPLTPAQTGRGGAPAPPGREVHVSGSAELSAGPDRARVSVRLSSRKEAAGAARSSVTRRLEYIAQAARQRGVPEENMTVTEDFNRVENTYQMEAEVCIIFSDFGKMQNVCNLLIEKLGTSVTISPPHFYHTPEAVDTLRCQVCVAAVGNTRQKAQEVCRLFGQSLGKPLLIREEETREWGGHTESHLPNSPDLLTLQERIQNATAYASCRVFAVFEIKGKENRRNKLL from the exons ATGGCGCTGCCCGCGCAGGCCCCCTCCCGCGTCTTCGCCGAGCTCGTCCCGGCCCGAGCTCCGACTCCTCTAACCCCGGCCCAGACGGGACGCGGCGGAGCCCCGGCTCCGCCCGGGCGGGAGGTGCACGTGAGCGGCAGCGCGGAGCTGAGCGCCGGCCCGGACCGGGCGCGGGTGTCGGTGCGCCTGAGCAGCCGGAAGGAGGCAGCCGGGGCGGCGCGGAGCAGCGTGACCCGCCGGCTGGAGTACATCGCCCAGGCCGCCCGCCAGCGCGGCGTCCCG gaagaaaatatgaCTGTAACAGAGGATTTTAATAGAGTAGAAAATACTTACCAAATGGAAGCAGAG GTCTGTATCATATTCAGTGACTTTGGGAAAATGCAGAATGTTTGCAATCTACTCATTGAAAAGTTAGGAACCTCTGTTACCATCAGTCCACCCCATTTCTACCATACACCAGAAGCTGTGGACACCCTTCG CTGTCAAGTCTGCGTTGCTGCCGTTGGAAACACCCGGCAGAAGGCCCAGGAAGTCTGCCGGCTCTTTGGCCAGTCATTGGGAAAACCTTTATTAataagagaagaagaaacaagagaaTGGGGAGGCCACACCGAGAGCCATCTGCCCAACTCCCCAGACTTACTGACTCTGCAGGAAAGAATCCAGAATGCTACAGCTTATGCTTCTTGTAGAGTGTTCGCTGTGTTTGagataaagggaaaagaaaacagaagaaacaagttGCTCTAG
- the IRAK1BP1 gene encoding interleukin-1 receptor-associated kinase 1-binding protein 1 isoform X2, giving the protein MALPAQAPSRVFAELVPARAPTPLTPAQTGRGGAPAPPGREVHVSGSAELSAGPDRARVSVRLSSRKEAAGAARSSVTRRLEYIAQAARQRGVPVCIIFSDFGKMQNVCNLLIEKLGTSVTISPPHFYHTPEAVDTLRCQVCVAAVGNTRQKAQEVCRLFGQSLGKPLLIREEETREWGGHTESHLPNSPDLLTLQERIQNATAYASCRVFAVFEIKGKENRRNKLL; this is encoded by the exons ATGGCGCTGCCCGCGCAGGCCCCCTCCCGCGTCTTCGCCGAGCTCGTCCCGGCCCGAGCTCCGACTCCTCTAACCCCGGCCCAGACGGGACGCGGCGGAGCCCCGGCTCCGCCCGGGCGGGAGGTGCACGTGAGCGGCAGCGCGGAGCTGAGCGCCGGCCCGGACCGGGCGCGGGTGTCGGTGCGCCTGAGCAGCCGGAAGGAGGCAGCCGGGGCGGCGCGGAGCAGCGTGACCCGCCGGCTGGAGTACATCGCCCAGGCCGCCCGCCAGCGCGGCGTCCCG GTCTGTATCATATTCAGTGACTTTGGGAAAATGCAGAATGTTTGCAATCTACTCATTGAAAAGTTAGGAACCTCTGTTACCATCAGTCCACCCCATTTCTACCATACACCAGAAGCTGTGGACACCCTTCG CTGTCAAGTCTGCGTTGCTGCCGTTGGAAACACCCGGCAGAAGGCCCAGGAAGTCTGCCGGCTCTTTGGCCAGTCATTGGGAAAACCTTTATTAataagagaagaagaaacaagagaaTGGGGAGGCCACACCGAGAGCCATCTGCCCAACTCCCCAGACTTACTGACTCTGCAGGAAAGAATCCAGAATGCTACAGCTTATGCTTCTTGTAGAGTGTTCGCTGTGTTTGagataaagggaaaagaaaacagaagaaacaagttGCTCTAG